In the genome of Acidovorax sp. 69, the window CTGGTGCTGGTGGCATCCACGGGCGCCGGGGTGAAGAACATGGCCGAGTTCACGCAGAAGGTGTCCAAGAACCCTGGCAAGTTCAGTTACGGCAGCTCTGGTGTGGGTACAGCGCTGCACCTGGCGGGCGAGGCGGTCAAGGAGCAGGGCAAACTATTCATGACGCACATCCCCTACCGGGGCGTGGCACCGTTGACCTCCGATCTGATGGGCAACAATCTGGAGTACGGCGTGTTTGTGCTATCTAGCGGCTTGCCCCACATCCGGAGCGGCAAGGTGATCGCGCTGGGCACCACCGAAGCCAAGCGATCGGCCACGACGCCCGATATTCCGGCGCTTGCCGAGTCGCCCCAGTATAAGAACGTGGACATCAGCGTGTGGTTCGCGCTCATGGCGCCTGCCAATCTGCCCAAGCCGGTGCTGGACAAGGTCAAGAAGGCACTCAACGACAGCCTGCAATCGCCCGATTTCAGAAAGAAGATGGAAGCCAGCGGCTCCACTGTGGCTTCTCCTGCGGTGAACATCGACCAGTTCCTGGCTGCCGAAGTGGCCAAGTACAAGAAGATTGTTGAATTCGCCAAGATCGAAGAATGACCGACCGCACCGAAAACCACAGCGGCAATGCCGCAGTACTGCCCCTGGCTTTTGAACTGCCAGCGCCCGACATCAGCGCCTGGCGCGCCGGTAACACCGGTACTGAAGGCGTGTGGCAGTTCGATTCCGGCCAGCCCGGCCGCCACGCGATGATCAGCGCCCTGGTGCACGGCAACGAACTGTGCGGCGCCTGGGCGCTCAAGGGCCTGCTGGAGGCCGGTGTGCGCCCTGAGCGCGGTATGCTCACACTGGCGTTCTGCAACCTCGACGCGTTCGACCGCTTCGACGCCAGCAGCCACGATGCCTCGCGCTTTACCGATGAAGACCTCAACCGCCAATGGCTCGACGAGCGCATCGGCGCAGGCAACACCAGCGAACGCCGCCGCGCCGCCGCGCTGAGACCGTTTGTGGCGCAGGCCGACTGGCTGCTCGACATCCATTCCATGCACGAGCCCTCGGCGCCCCTGCTGCTAACAGGCATCCAGCCGCGCAACCGGGAGCTGGCGCGCGTCATGCGCTCGCCCGAGCACATCGTGGTGGACGCGGGTCACAAGGACGGAGTGCGCATGCGCGACTACGGTCGCTTCGGGCTACCGGACGGAGAGGGGGGCGACACACGCTCACTGTTGATCGAATGCGGCTTCCATGGCGACCTCGCCAGCCGAAATGTAGCCCAGGACCAGTGCGTGCGTTTTCTCGAACAGTCCGGCGTGCTGGACGGGTATACGCTGAGTCGGCAGCTGCCCGGCTGGCGCAGACCCGATGCACCTCGCCAATGGGCGCTGGAAGTGACCGGCCCTGTGATCGCTACCAGCAGCGCCTTCCGCTTTGTGGCACCTTTTACGGGGCTGGAAGTGTTTGAACAGGCCGGTACGGTGATAGGGGACAACGACGGCGTGCCCGTCGTTACGCCTTATGACGACTGCGTGTTGGTCATGCCTTCGGTGCGGCAGGCGCGGGCCGGGGTCACGGTGGTGCGCTACGCGACCCGACAGCCTCTGTGACGTCTCCAGTCAAGCGTTACGCCATCAGTGGAAGGCCTTGGTGTGGCTGCGCCACCAGAAAACTGTGATCTGTGCTCGCAAGGTTCCGGGGCGCGCTACCTTGGCATGTAAGCGCCATTGGCGGCGAAAGCTACCCCAAACAGGGGGCTTGCGTCTGCAGCGGGGCGGACTTGGCCTGCACTGAGCCCGATAGGCCAACGGACCCACAAGGGCAAAAAAAAGCCGGCTGCCTTTGCGGGCGGCCGGCTTGAACGGGGTAGTTTCTTCTAGCGCTTCTTCATTCTAAGGGTCCAAGCTTACTTGGAAACCACGCGCACCATTTCCAGGCACTTGTTCGAGTAACCCCATTCGTTGTCGTACCAGCTCACGACTTTCACGAAGGTGCCATCCAGGGCGATGCCGGCGTCGGCATCAAAGATCGACGTGCGCGTGTCGCCACGGAAGTCAGTGGCCACGACTTTGTCTTCGGTGTAGCCCAGCACGCCCTTCAGGGCGCCTTCGGACTGCGCCTTCATCTCTGCCTTGATTTCTTCGTAGGTCGCTGCGTTCTCCAGCTCCACGGTCAGGTCGACCACCGATACGTCAGAGGTAGGCACGCGGAAGGACATGCCGGTCAGCTTCTTGTTCAGCGCGGGAATCACCACACCCACCGCCTTGGCAGCGCCTGTGCTGGAGGGGATGATGTTTTCCAGGATGCCACGGCCGCCGCGCCAGTCCTTGTTCGAGGGGCCGTCTACCGTCTTTTGCGTGGCAGTGGCAGCGTGCACCGTGGTCATCAGGCCGCGCTTGATGCCCCATTTGTCGTTGAGCACCTTGGCCACGGGGGCCAGGCAGTTGGTGGTGCACGATGCGTTGG includes:
- a CDS encoding tripartite tricarboxylate transporter substrate binding protein — translated: MPTVSPLRRVALLCGLVVLAAPAMAQDAYPSKPITIVVGYPPGGSTDLTARTVATELGNKLGVPVVIENIGGAGGAIGAQKVANAAPDGYTLLVGANNEIAINKLVTKKVKYDIKDFTAVGLIASQPLVLVASTGAGVKNMAEFTQKVSKNPGKFSYGSSGVGTALHLAGEAVKEQGKLFMTHIPYRGVAPLTSDLMGNNLEYGVFVLSSGLPHIRSGKVIALGTTEAKRSATTPDIPALAESPQYKNVDISVWFALMAPANLPKPVLDKVKKALNDSLQSPDFRKKMEASGSTVASPAVNIDQFLAAEVAKYKKIVEFAKIEE
- a CDS encoding succinylglutamate desuccinylase/aspartoacylase family protein codes for the protein MTDRTENHSGNAAVLPLAFELPAPDISAWRAGNTGTEGVWQFDSGQPGRHAMISALVHGNELCGAWALKGLLEAGVRPERGMLTLAFCNLDAFDRFDASSHDASRFTDEDLNRQWLDERIGAGNTSERRRAAALRPFVAQADWLLDIHSMHEPSAPLLLTGIQPRNRELARVMRSPEHIVVDAGHKDGVRMRDYGRFGLPDGEGGDTRSLLIECGFHGDLASRNVAQDQCVRFLEQSGVLDGYTLSRQLPGWRRPDAPRQWALEVTGPVIATSSAFRFVAPFTGLEVFEQAGTVIGDNDGVPVVTPYDDCVLVMPSVRQARAGVTVVRYATRQPL
- the gap gene encoding type I glyceraldehyde-3-phosphate dehydrogenase, with translation MTIKIGINGFGRIGRNVLRSALQNFSDIEVVGINDLLEPEYLAYMLQYDSVHGRFKGEVSVEGNTLVVNGKKIRLTQERDPSNLKWNEVGADVVIESTGLFLDKVTAQKHIDAGAKKVILSAPSKDDTPMFVFGVNHTTYAGQAIISNASCTTNCLAPVAKVLNDKWGIKRGLMTTVHAATATQKTVDGPSNKDWRGGRGILENIIPSSTGAAKAVGVVIPALNKKLTGMSFRVPTSDVSVVDLTVELENAATYEEIKAEMKAQSEGALKGVLGYTEDKVVATDFRGDTRTSIFDADAGIALDGTFVKVVSWYDNEWGYSNKCLEMVRVVSK